TATGTGCATAAGTGTGTGCATGTTTTCCGTGGGTTTCTTCACTGTTACTTTTGTTTTCTGAGTAACCAAGATGTGTAGTATTTATAAATGCATGTTGTGCCATGAATTGTTTGTCATCTCCCTAGTCTTCTTGGAAGGATTTCAATTTTTTGGTATAGATTAAAAGGGATGGTTTCCCCCAAAGAAAATTCAGTCTTCATTTACtctacacaaaaggagataagcagaatgactgtgtgtgtgtctacctgtcaaaagttttgaaacacttgactgaaatgtttctcatgatcttaaaagtcttttgatctgaaggcgtatgcttaaatgtttgaaattagttttgtagacaaaaatatatttgtgccaccatattaaattatttcattataaaactaaaattgtattaaaaaaaaaaagtttttgaaattgatgaattgaaccaaataataaagaaaagcagccaataagtgcccaacatagatgggaactccttcaatactgtttaaaaagcatcccagggtgatacctaaagaagttggttgagaaaatgtcaagagtacatgtctgcaacttctaggcaaagggtgactactttgaagatgctaaaacataacacagttttgatttattttggattttgtttagtcacaacataattcccatagttccatttatgttattccatagttttgatgacttactattattctaaaatgtgaaaaatatattataataaagaataagtgtttcaaaacttttgaccgggtgtgtgtgtgtgtgtgtgtgtgtgtgtgtgtgtgtgtgtataaataattGTTAGATATTATCCAGTAATATACTGCAAGTGAAAAGGAACACCATATCTGGTTTGGTGTTGATGAAGGGGGAATTGAACCATATTGATTGGGCTGATAAGACAACAACGTTTGGGAGTACTTGCATTAATTAGAATTCTTAAGATATTGTGGTACTATGAGAAAAACGAGTGTGAAatcttttgtattttaatgtgtgtgaaattattaaaatgtcagaGTAATATATTGTTACAGTGCCtgccctttttttatttatttatttatttatttttattaggttGAGCAATGCCTGTTTTACTCAAGAGTGAAGTGAACACTCTAGTGGTGTGATCATATCAATACAACTCTTTCATTTTCTTAGGTACTGAGCCTGTGAGTGCCATTTACCTCATATTGACCCTCAAAACCTCACTCCTGTTATTAACTGAATGTAATTTGCTCCCCTCAGCACCAATGTTCTTTATGTATCTCAGCCTCTCTCATGAAAGTGCTACAATTGAGCTATAGGCAAGAAATAACAGTGAAATGTGGCCCAAGATTGTGTGGCTGCAGAGCTCTAGAAGATCATTCAAGCCAGCGATCACAGATAATCAGTCTCTTACAGTTGCTGACACAGAACACCCTGTCTCCATCCCAGCCTAGACGTGAagtctcatgcacacacacactaatggatGTACTGTACAGTGGTGTCTCTCATACAGGATGAGCAGAAAGGATAATGCTAAATCTGCAGTTCGCTGAAATACTTCTCTGATTAAGATGAAATGTGTTTCTCCAATTATCATACAATACTGATCCTGACTCAGAGACCCATCAAGTATCAAACAATCTTATTTGAAAACAATAACCTCTACTAATTCAGTTAACACATTATTGATTTCTAGATTTTAGGGAGTGGGGAGATTGTATGTCTGAAGAATTTaaatgtacagtggggtccaaaagaccatttaaaatatatatttatatgaattatataaAGACCACcaccaaatatacagtatactgtattatatatatatatgtgtgtgtgtgtgtgtgtgtgtgtgtgtgtgtgtgtgtgtgtgtatgtgtatattataCACAATATATGCTTTGTATCCCACCCCCTTTGGCTTTAATGTTATTATGTACTCCAGCTAGCATGGATGATCCATGTTAATCCCAGTATGATCTGAAAATATATTACCAAGACATCTTGTGTTCTTCAGTGgatgcaaggaaatctgaccttttgtacaaaggaattAACCATTGTCAATGGCACAAATGTGCTTATTGGATTATTGACttaaatttttatttcacatcataacatttttttgtttgacatttttcaaaatgataaaatttacttttttttttttctggtttaaattagatttagaatcctagattttcaatgtggactcaatGAATAAATGATATCAATCTTTTTAACTGATCCCTCGTCTTCTGTTTTCTCTATGTTTCCCTTCTTTGCTTGCTCTCTTTTTCTACATCTGAAATGTAACCTATGTAATCCCTCTCTGTTTATTTCAGTCTCATATCATCTCTGCTTTCCTTTCCTTCTGTATCTGCACTTCTGTAGGTACATCAGAACAATGTACCTTGGAATCCAGAGCCGCAGACAAAAGGAGAACCAGCGACGCTTCTACTGGGCCATGATGTATGAGTATGCCGATGTCAACATGCTCCGTCTACTGGAGACATTTCTGGAGAGCGCTCCACAGCTGGTGCTGCAGCTCTGCATCATGATCCAGAAGAACCGGGCAGAAACACTGCAGTGTAAGGAGTGCCTCAAGGCTCTGTACTAGGACCTCTGACATTTTTTAACTGTGTAAATTTGAAAATTGAGTTTTGTGGCCTTAAGTCCATGTGTGTTATCTTTATACCAGGGTACTCCTAATTGCAGatgaatgcatttaaaatgtacattcttTCTCTTCTGGAAAAAAAGAACCAAATATTTTGATGAGTTTTGGTGACtattgacttttttatttttattttttttaaaagcatgagCCCTTTGAAATGTCCTgaccaaacttaaagggatagttcaccaccaaaaatgaaaattctcaccctcatgccatcccagatgtgtatgactttctttcttctgcagaacataaattattattattattttttaaagaatatctcagctcttaaggtccatatgatgcaagtgaatgggtgccaaacttttaagataaagtcagcataaaagtaatccataagatttcagtggttaaatcaatatcttcagaagtgatatgataggtgtaggtgagaaagacatcaatatttaagtccatttttaccataaatgatcctccctgcccagtaggtgttaACATggacgaagaatgcaaatcaccaaaaacaaaagaagaagaatgtaaaattaaaagtggaagtggagagtgatattaaaaaaggacttaaatattgaactgtttctcacccacacctatcatatgacttcagaagatatggatttaaccactgtagtcttatggattacttttatgctgtttttatgtgcattttagagcttcaacattttggcacacattcacttgcattgtatggacctactaagctgaaatattcttcaaaaaaatattttgtgttctgcaaaagaaaggaagacatacacatctgggatggcatgagggagagtaaatgatgagagaattttcatttttaggtgaactatccctttaatgtttcaCTAGGAAGTGACCCACTCCCCTTacattggtcagacaaacagatagtctcacTGCAAACTCACACCTTAGGTTAAGCCAACATTGATGTGTTGGGACATTCAGACAAATAGAGCAATCTTTTGACTCCGCAGAGCCTCTATGAACGGCTTACTTATGGCTTTTGCATATTAggcttggataggagaaagtattttaaaatagtaaaaataaaatgaaaaaaaaaaaatgatgtataATTTATACTTTTGAGTAGGAATGATTATACATTATGCTTTTGTATTACTTGATTGTGGTATAGAAGAATACAACTATAGGTTAATTATTCTATTAGTGAGCATTGTTTTAAATTGACTTGATTTGCTTTCCAGCAGTGGAGGTAATTTGTCATGTGCTCAAGACTTTATTTCTTGATTAGAAATGTTGCTGAAAAGGCACCTTTACTTTTTTATGAATGTGGCTCAAGGCTCTGTAAGAGCAACATGATGCATGGCCAAAATCTGTAGTCTGGTTAGCTTTTGAAGTGACAACAAAATATGTCCAACTAGATCTTGCTGCTTTGTGTTGTATTCATTTATCAACAAGTCCAATGGCCAACTTAATCATTCGTGCACATAACAGTGTACATCATGGCAAGTCCATACTGTGCATCTTGTGTATGAATCTGAAAGACCTCCCTTGGCTGAGACTTTTTGAAGGATCAACTGTGTTTGTGTGGCGACAAGGTTTTTCTGCTGTGCAGCGGATTATCACAAGTGTGCGACCATCTCTCACTCTTGAGGTGACAGCACTGCCAGCAGCGCAGATGCCTTTATGAACACAGTGAAGAACTCTGAGCTAAGCAGGACGAATAGCTATAGCATGGCTATGTTAGACAAAATATAGCCTACTGTAGGCAGGTGTAGAAATGAtaaaacattatgattaataGGGCTTGtgtgttttactgttttttttatttgcattactggatatttattattattcaatacaaacaaaatgtttcatAGATGCTTTTGTGCTTTTTCCACACACAATTAATAACAGAGCTTAAAACATAGTGAAATAACAGCAATTAATGTAGGTTATTAAAAACTCTTTGAActtttttaatatgtttaaataCAGTTTTATTGTGGGCATTGTCTTTGGAAcgcccagttgcaagaaaccgcttaagaaaataatagtaaaataattatctaaatgataaaataacataaatattatcattataagggtgttttatatataatatatatatatatatatatatatatatatatatatatatatatatatatatatatatatatatatatatatttttttttttttttttttttttttttttttttttttgtatatgtttTCTTGTAACCAGCTGCTGGTCCTAAAGCAAAGGGTGTTTTCAATAGAaaattgtgaaataaataaaatatggattTGCACATTTGTTCAATCAAATTGGACTTTCACTTTGGctatttgttttctcttttattttaaattttataattatagaataataaattaatagtaatataattgtatttataaaacaaaatcaattttaaatatattatcaatataataaaagttttatatattttattacagagttgaaataaatttaacTAAGCAGTATTATTGCGACtttgattattattatcaattataTTATAAACACAATAATGTTATTAgacaatttattatattattttaaattaagaacAATTAAAAGAATTAATGGACAAAGGGAATTAATAATATGATGCTAAGACAAAGATAGtgaaattttataattatataataatattatattattgtatttataatataatttattgtacattttaaataaattagtataattatatttaatgtacGCAAATTTAAAGAttagtaatattttttatttataattgttgCTGTACTTTGcttaatacagtaaatattaattgaatatcaatatacagtatattgtggtaGGCTCAAATATTTAACACATGTTTAAATAATCAAAGTACAGtagtaacacttaaaaattacTTCAGATTGCAATGTCTAGAAGTGCTATTTTAAATCTCTGCTTTCATGTCCCTCCACACTGTCCTGCAGGTGTGTCAGCGGTtgcttctctcctctctctgtcttgGGTACTGGCCTCTTACCACAAGCTTTTGCGTGATTCCCGTGATGACCAAAAGAGCATGAGCTACCGGGGAGCGCTGTTGCATCTCATGTGGCGTTTGTTCACCATCTCTTCTCGGGCTCTGTCTTTCGCCCTCTTTGCCTCCGTTTTTCACCTCTACTTTGGTATTTTTGTGGTGCTGCACTGGTGTGCCATGGCTTTCTGGGTTATCCACGGAGGTACCGACTTCTGCATGTCCAAATGGGAGGAAGTGCTTTTCAACATGGTGGTGGGTGTGGTCTACATCTTCTGTTGGTTTAATGTCAAGGAGGGAAGGACCCGATACCGCATGGTGGTCTATTATTCGTTGGTGCTGGTGGAAAATACCATCCTGACAGCTCTGTGGTACGCCTATAGAGACCCAGTCACTACCGACTCCTACGCTGCATCTGCCCTCTGCGGCGTCTTCCTGTGCTTTGCCTCTGGTGTGGCCTGCATGGTCCTTTACTATGGGGTGCTGCATCCCATGGGGCCCAGGCTCAAGGTGCTGGCCAGTTCCTGCTGTGCTGAGCTGCTCTGGGGCCTCCCCTTACCACCAGAGGCTGAGCCCATGGCTCCCACTCCAGGGCCTAGGGGCTCCCAAGCTACCCCGACCAGGGGCATGGCTTCAGGGGACTATGGAGAGCCAGAGGAAGCTGCCACGGACACTTGCCTGCCTGTGTTCCAGGTGAGATCCACAGAGCCCACTGATGCAGCAGGCAGGCCCATTCCCCCTGAGGGGCCCCTAATCAAGATCGACATGCCCAGGAAGCGCTACCCAGCCTGGGATGCTCACTTTGTGGACCGACGTTTGCGGCAGACCATAAACATCCTCCAGTACATCAGCCCCAATGCGGTGGGCATCAGGTACAGGGATGGGCCACTCCTCTACGAGCTGCTCCAGTATGAGTCCTCCCTATGAAGACATTCAATCCCTCTCTGGTTCTTCACTTCCCTTGGTGCTTTTTCCTTCAAAGTTTTAATTTAGTTGTGCCCTCAAGCTATGACAGTGCATCTAAGGtctaaacaaagtgtttaaaaagagAATAttcaacatatattttaacaaacaCGGTATAGAGATAGAGTTCAAATAGTCAGAAATACATTCCCTAGGTTGGGTAATTAATGTGAGTGTGCAAATAATGTGTATGTTTGATGGTGTTTATGACATGATGGGAATGATGGAGGAACGTAATCTTTAACATCCTCATTCTGATTTCAGTTTTACCATTTTGTGCCtacttttttccaaaaagttatgATGACAAATAGAACTGAGGTAAAAGAATCAATAGACGCTAAAAAGCACATTTGATTGTCAAACAAAAGCACATGGTGCCCCCTACTCTCTTCCTGTGATGATGGAGGAAGGAGACTTCAAATTGTTCTTTAACAAACTGTTCCAAAAAGGTACAATCACTTAGTGAACATAAATTGAATAAAATGGAATTTACATAATTCATTCACGCCTAGTTGAACAGCAAGGATGTCATTTAGAATTTGGTTTCAAATAAGTGTTTGCCTACCATTTAACACTGCCACTGGCATTTTGATCATCATAAGGGCCTTAAAATTTGCAGGTCTCCGAAGTTGTCTTTTCTTACTTAAACCCAATAGTGATGTGGTATCAACAACTCTGCAATCTGAGTGAGCTGAATTTGAGTTATTACATATAGCtcactgttatatatatatatatattttaacccaTCTGTAGTAAATGAGAGCACACTTGATGAAAGACAGATTGCAAAAATTTGACATAAAAATCCTAAAAGTTTAAAATCCTTCCATacatactgtaaacacacacaaaccatcaTTCCCTGTGCAAATGAAAATTGCATTTATATGTGCATTTAAACCTTTTCTTTATAAACAGGCAAACAATCTCTCAAAGGAAGAATTTTGACATATGTACGGTAAATGTATGCCATTCTCATTCATGTGATGTACTATACTCATTTTTATAAGGAAAGTTAATTTCTTTGAAGTGTgcaatattttttgaaaatgtactttgAAATGATTGAAAAAGGGGAAATTAGCTAAATTTATACACCACAGAATGCTTGGCAAGGTTGCACATATTGAGTATTGACTGGGTTGCCAGGATGTGCCAACCAATGAATGAGGGCTCCTATGTTCTCATTTGTGCAAGATAATTGGATTTAATATcccattttatacattttgtctATATACTATATAATGTGCACTTAAAAGAGTGTGTCTGTGTAATGGCAGACCTAAGGGTTACCTCTAGCAGAAGCCACTTGAGCTTGTTTACCTCTAATCTTGAGGTAATTTTTCCCCCGATTTCATCAGTTCAATTGGGAATGAACGAATTACTCCATGAGGGCTGAggtcatttttgttatttgtttgaaCTGCTCAAATTCCAATACACTGTCAAGCAGTGGGATGCCAAGTTTCACTGCATGGGCTGCTACAACCCCCTTTGTTTGTGCTGGAATTTTCAAAGCAGACTGCAGATTGGTTGTAGTGGATGAGGTGGAGGGTTTTTGCCAGGGATGGAAAAGAACATGAGGATAGACAGTAGTGATCTGTGTGTATTAGCACGAGTGTGTGCATGAATATTCATGTGTGTGGATTTGGTTTGTAAGTCTTACCTCTTAACTTCAGCTCCATCCTTGGTTGCTGCTCTGACCCCTCCACCCCTCCCATGTGAGTGTTTTCTGGGATACTCTGATGCAAAGACTGCATTTCAAGATAACAACTTGGATTTAAAACCTGGCCAAAGAGAACTGGAGATGGGCAGGCATTTTCATGCAAGTAATTTTTATTCCAACATCACATTGCAAACAAATTCCATAAGCCTTGCATTATCAGGTTCTCGGTTTAAGAtacttgtttaaaggaatagttcaccccaaaatgatcatGCTGTTATCTTTTATTccccctcatgttcttccaaacccaaatgactttctttcttatgaggAGCACAAAATgagttgttttatatatttaaaaaaatagcgaTAAACACATTTCCCGCATGAACACAAGCTTGTCTCATACCGTTCATGAACGCGCAAAAAAAACATTGgatgattttcactgaaaaatgacttaaattgtttttgtttttttcaccaaaCCTATCGaaagccttcagaagacttggaatgtgacgGATGAGtcacattgactacttttatgatacatttgagtcctttttaagctttaaagtgaggcacaatCCACTGCCACTATCCACTGTATTGAGAAGACAGACatagatattcattaaaaaaatctctTTATGGGTTCCACATAAAGTCTCCGATACACTCACTgcaaagttcttcttcattcttctcTCAAAACTATCAAGAACGTCGAAACAGCTAAGCAAAAAGAAACTCTTTATGAGAACATTCGGACACCACTGGAGCCAGCGTTTGGTGTAGAATTGAAATATGAGATGCACGCTGTCCTACATTGAAACATTAACCAATGTGAcgttaaaaagtgtttttaatgactacatgcctcattctatgaatagaatccaCATAAGGTcagtaaaagctgttttaaccactaaAAGTGAGATTTATATAGGCACTAGATAATgcgtaatttgtcatgtttaccttCTGTATTTATGGCACTAATGTTAATGCTAACACACTATACAGTATGTGGCCATAATGTGCACTGGTTACCATCTGTTATCgtattttaaagacttttgtaGACTTGAACggcaaagtatacttcggttgatCACGTTGCTGATCGCTGTGTGCACCATATGCGTGGTGCAAATTCCGTCATCAGCACGGTCTGTGCAGACTATCCGCATCTAAGATTTTCTTGACACGCGGACAGTCCTCATCTGTTCCCATCATTGTAGATTATCGCAAaccagtcgtagtgtgcatgtgtCTAACACATTCGTATTTGTtcatggtcaaaagagtatactttgaaaggcaacgtgGCCGACCAGGTGCAATTCGATATGGAACGCAGAAAAACGAAGTATATTCGGGactttaatctaaaaaaaaattttaaatagtcATGAAAATGTCTATACGCAAATTATCGTTCAGATGTAGGTACGTTTGCACTGGCTTGGCAACTCTGcactccagtgtgttcatgttgactgagtGAAGAAATCAACTGATAAAAGATGCTGccatcaaagtaggtggagcaccgTGTCACACCCATAGATACCAAGTTTTACTGAAAGTTTGCGCTGGCAAGCTCGAGCCCCTGCAACAAACTCAAAAAATACCTTCTTGTTAgccagattttgttcaaaatggAGTCACAttcattcgttcttcgattttgcTAGAAGTATATTGTGCCCTAAGattcttacaggtttggaatgacatgagggtgattagatttctacagaattttaatttccgGATGAACTATTCCCTCATCATTTTCTTGTAGGTCATAGTGCCAGCTAGTTCCAACAGCAGTTTGTGTTTCATCCCAATGTACCTGCCCTAGCGCCTCCTTGTTCCCTTATAGTGCCTGTATAAGTGACAGTATTCCACTCCTGTAGGTGCTTGGCACATTAATGCACTGTTGTTTGCTGGGATATCACCAACGCTGTTGTGTTATGATGTGTAATTGTTGGATGACTTGGCTGCCTGGCATCCCATGCTATGTTCATATTCCAATAACAAAATCATTTGAGGTGAAAGATATACATATTTGAACAGGTGATATATTTTATACTACACTGTGATATCTTCTCTTATTCCACTTGCTCGTTAGTTTGATGTGTAGTGGCCAACATGGCTGTGTTGGAATAGATATAAGGAAAGGATTTGCAACAAATCTGAAAACCATGTTGGTCCCTAGCCTAGAGCAATTCTGAATTGGTTGGTTTGTTTAGATTACTGCCTTACTAGTCAAACAAGTTACATGATCTATGGCTGTATTTCTAAGTAAGAtcagtcaatatttaagtcatgccACCATTTGTACATGTTGATGGTGGGGTGGGTGAGTGGGACCAGTCTATAATATCTGATTCTTTGTGGTGCCTTGTCGTTTTGGGTGCTTATAAGTAGCCATGGCAGCCAGTGCAGCAAACAACAATGCCAGTGTCTCTATCTCCTTTCATATTTCACTCAGTACTGTAAACAGCCAATCAATTTAGTCCCATCCTTGCAGAGAAAATGCACTCAGCAGAGCTCACATTTCTGTCTCTGGGCTAGTCTTTGCAAAACTAAATTATCAGCAtattatactgtaaatgaaaggcaatacttaccatctacttgAACAATGCGTTTCACATATTTCCTGAATAAGAAACACACTGACCGGTTCCATATGACTCAACTGTTTTGTTTCCGATTGGATtcgaaagggaatgagaccgtctATTGATTTAATTGGTTTGTTTGTGTACTAGATGGCAGTTGCGATGAAGTTAGCAATTTATTTGATGATTGTTAATGTACTTCTGTCTATGCCTTCCTCTGTCTTGCAAAATGAATGAGCTGTAGTGCCAACAAGTTAATATTTTCTCTCTGTCGTTTGTCTTGTGAACAAAATTGTCTAGCCAAATGGATTTATgcctgcaaaaaagaaaaaagaaaaaagaaaaaaaaagaagaaaaaatgtgTGTTGACTAACAAGAACAGAAGAAATTGGATGTGTAGACAtggtggacatttcactgggtcAAATATTTTAAGCTAAATCTGAAATGGCATTGGACACATTGAAGTATTTAAGTCTTTTTGAAGGCCTATAGTGCTAAACCATCTTCAGACTGCCTATACATTTTTGGATTCTTAGCATGCCCTCAAAATGCATCTGTGGTGACCCCTCCAACACATTTGCATGTTAGCGTTCTTAAATGCAATGCTCCACTTATTTTCAGCGTTCTCTGAGAGCATTTACACACTCATTGTATTCAGTTCAGTTTTGATGTGTACAGTGGTTTCACAATCATCAGTATTGAAATAGAGCCAAAAGTtctgacaacaaaacaaaacGGTGCATTTTTGTTTCTCAATCTGGTGCTTATTAAGATATTCTAAAGGTGCTACCACAGAATGTGGACTGCAGGACCCATGTTGTGGCTCACTAAGCAAGGCCACCATCTGATAGACCTGCCTCTTTAAGCTCACGGGCACTTTCCTCTCTGGAAGAACAAGCACCTCAACATAGTTTACAGCCAAACATCACTCTCTGAAATATGGTGCCATGTATTATGTT
The nucleotide sequence above comes from Myxocyprinus asiaticus isolate MX2 ecotype Aquarium Trade chromosome 25, UBuf_Myxa_2, whole genome shotgun sequence. Encoded proteins:
- the LOC127416220 gene encoding XK-related protein 6 encodes the protein MAAKSDGRGVVTGFAQLHNLDETVGSCEDDPRHGSSFHICHCCNTSSCYWGCRSACLHYLLGKGREIKRPPYEERLWLDCLWIVLALLVFFWDVGTDLWLAVDYYTKQDYLWFGLTLFFVLVPSVLVQILSFRWFVQDYTGGGLGSVEGLSSRMATACPSTGVYDRGKCCRLSVWVWQTLIHILQMGQVWRYIRTMYLGIQSRRQKENQRRFYWAMMYEYADVNMLRLLETFLESAPQLVLQLCIMIQKNRAETLQCVSAVASLLSLSWVLASYHKLLRDSRDDQKSMSYRGALLHLMWRLFTISSRALSFALFASVFHLYFGIFVVLHWCAMAFWVIHGGTDFCMSKWEEVLFNMVVGVVYIFCWFNVKEGRTRYRMVVYYSLVLVENTILTALWYAYRDPVTTDSYAASALCGVFLCFASGVACMVLYYGVLHPMGPRLKVLASSCCAELLWGLPLPPEAEPMAPTPGPRGSQATPTRGMASGDYGEPEEAATDTCLPVFQVRSTEPTDAAGRPIPPEGPLIKIDMPRKRYPAWDAHFVDRRLRQTINILQYISPNAVGIRYRDGPLLYELLQYESSL